A window from Populus trichocarpa isolate Nisqually-1 chromosome 3, P.trichocarpa_v4.1, whole genome shotgun sequence encodes these proteins:
- the LOC7496548 gene encoding zinc finger protein CONSTANS-LIKE 15 isoform X2 translates to MVTHNSKTKETVPCDFCSEQTAVLYCRADSAKLCLFCDQHVHSANLLSRKHVRAQICDNCNSELVSVRCATDNLVLCQECDWDAHGSCSVSASHDRTIIEGFSGCPTALDLASIWGFDLEEKKQEPLIEKWSTNSCGVVHDLVNEPWVYNKSSGNFSFQDLMVPNENSNNGNRNVDNVMVFGNVSKSPSCGKYKHVIYKQLVELLKRDLMGGGGGGGEGGGGGDDEGGDFGDGEGCDFGGGDGREGENLVPETQSRSAWREGVGFGNGNGNGNGGRFGNDNVGGGGSDGNVRGEQLLHEQMPFTSLLMLPTEVGVKSNGKLIGEDIMWDSNANAHGTQIWDFHLGQLRSHDESGQLEIEYGANDAGFVIKNFSEPMKETSLTNTKMLGNMYQMNCSIVHDDMASFNGPATSESNNLPIARVLSGTAFCKPKCSGSSKDVQFMEQSILVRGEGFKTEAATKVDMELLVRNRGDAMQRYKEKKKTRRYDKHIRYESRKARADSRKRVKGRFVKTTEAPDC, encoded by the exons ATGGTTACCCACAATTCAAAGACCAAAGAAACAGTACCATGTGATTTCTGCAGTGAACAAACTGCAGTTCTTTACTGCAGAGCCGACTCCGCAAAACTTTGTTTATTCTGCGATCAACATGTCCACTCCGCAAACCTTCTCTCACGCAAGCATGTCCGCGCACAGATCTGCGACAATTGCAACTCGGAGCTTGTTTCTGTCCGCTGCGCAACTGACAATTTGGTACTCTGTCAAGAGTGTGATTGGGATGCTCACGGTAGTTGTTCCGTGTCCGCTTCACACGATCGTACTATTATTGAAGGGTTTTCCGGTTGTCCCACAGCTCTTGATTTGGCTTCTATATGGGGTTTTGATTTGGAAGAGAAGAAGCAGGAGCCGTTGATTGAAAAATGGAGTACTAATAGTTGTGGGGTCGTCCATGATTTGGTGAATGAGCCTTGGGTTTATAATAAATCTAGTGGTAATTTTAGTTTTCAGGACTTGATGGTGCCAAATGAAAACAGTAATAATGGTAATAGGAATGTTGACAATGTTATGGTTTTTGGAAATGTGAGCAAGAGTCCAAGTTGTGGGAAATACAAGCATGTGATATATAAGCAGTTGGTGGAGTTGTTAAAGAGGGATTTGATgggtggtggtggcggtggcggtgagggtggtggtggtggtgatgatgaggGTGGTGATTTTGGTGACGGGGAGGGTTGTGATTTTGGCGGTGGTGATGGTAGAGAAGGAGAGAATTTGGTGCCAGAGACGCAGAGTAGGAGTGCGTGGCGGGAGGGTGTGGGATTTGGGAATGGGAATGGGAATGGGAATGGCGGGCGTTTTGGGAATGATAATGTCGGTGGTGGTGGTAGTGATGGTAATGTTAGAGGTGAGCAATTGTTGCACGAACAAATGCCGTTTACTTCTTTGCTTATGCTGCCGACGGAGGTGGGTGTCAAGTCTAATGGAAAACTTATCGGTGAGGATATAATGTGGGACAGTAATGCCAATGCTCATGGCACTCAG ATATGGGATTTTCATTTAGGGCAACTGAGGAGTCATGATGAATCTGGCCAATTAGAAATCGAGTATGGTGCAAACGATGCAGGATTTGTGATCAAGAATTTCAGTGAACCAATGAAAGAAACATCTTTAACCAACACGAAAATGTTGGGAAACATGTACCAGATGAATTGCTCCATCGTGCATGATGATATGGCATCATTTAAT GGACCAGCAACATCTGAAAGTAACAACCTCCCTATTGCAAGAGTGTTGTCAGGCACAGCTTTTTGTAAACCAAAATGTTCAGGTAGCTCTAAAGATGTCCAGTTTATGGAACAGTCTATTCTCGTAAGAGGTGAAGGCTTCAAAACAGAAGCAGCAACCAAGGTTGACATGGAGCTGTTGGTGCGGAATAGAGGTGATGCTATGCAACGttacaaggagaagaagaaaacccgAAG ATATGATAAGCACATACGGTATGAATCAAGAAAGGCGAGAGCTGATTCCAGGAAGCGAGTGAAGGGTCGATTTGTGAAGACAACTGAAGCTCCTGACTGTTGA
- the LOC7496548 gene encoding zinc finger protein CONSTANS-LIKE 15 isoform X1: MVTHNSKTKETVPCDFCSEQTAVLYCRADSAKLCLFCDQHVHSANLLSRKHVRAQICDNCNSELVSVRCATDNLVLCQECDWDAHGSCSVSASHDRTIIEGFSGCPTALDLASIWGFDLEEKKQEPLIEKWSTNSCGVVHDLVNEPWVYNKSSGNFSFQDLMVPNENSNNGNRNVDNVMVFGNVSKSPSCGKYKHVIYKQLVELLKRDLMGGGGGGGEGGGGGDDEGGDFGDGEGCDFGGGDGREGENLVPETQSRSAWREGVGFGNGNGNGNGGRFGNDNVGGGGSDGNVRGEQLLHEQMPFTSLLMLPTEVGVKSNGKLIGEDIMWDSNANAHGTQIWDFHLGQLRSHDESGQLEIEYGANDAGFVIKNFSEPMKETSLTNTKMLGNMYQMNCSIVHDDMASFNNNLNNNLTSSQGPATSESNNLPIARVLSGTAFCKPKCSGSSKDVQFMEQSILVRGEGFKTEAATKVDMELLVRNRGDAMQRYKEKKKTRRYDKHIRYESRKARADSRKRVKGRFVKTTEAPDC, translated from the exons ATGGTTACCCACAATTCAAAGACCAAAGAAACAGTACCATGTGATTTCTGCAGTGAACAAACTGCAGTTCTTTACTGCAGAGCCGACTCCGCAAAACTTTGTTTATTCTGCGATCAACATGTCCACTCCGCAAACCTTCTCTCACGCAAGCATGTCCGCGCACAGATCTGCGACAATTGCAACTCGGAGCTTGTTTCTGTCCGCTGCGCAACTGACAATTTGGTACTCTGTCAAGAGTGTGATTGGGATGCTCACGGTAGTTGTTCCGTGTCCGCTTCACACGATCGTACTATTATTGAAGGGTTTTCCGGTTGTCCCACAGCTCTTGATTTGGCTTCTATATGGGGTTTTGATTTGGAAGAGAAGAAGCAGGAGCCGTTGATTGAAAAATGGAGTACTAATAGTTGTGGGGTCGTCCATGATTTGGTGAATGAGCCTTGGGTTTATAATAAATCTAGTGGTAATTTTAGTTTTCAGGACTTGATGGTGCCAAATGAAAACAGTAATAATGGTAATAGGAATGTTGACAATGTTATGGTTTTTGGAAATGTGAGCAAGAGTCCAAGTTGTGGGAAATACAAGCATGTGATATATAAGCAGTTGGTGGAGTTGTTAAAGAGGGATTTGATgggtggtggtggcggtggcggtgagggtggtggtggtggtgatgatgaggGTGGTGATTTTGGTGACGGGGAGGGTTGTGATTTTGGCGGTGGTGATGGTAGAGAAGGAGAGAATTTGGTGCCAGAGACGCAGAGTAGGAGTGCGTGGCGGGAGGGTGTGGGATTTGGGAATGGGAATGGGAATGGGAATGGCGGGCGTTTTGGGAATGATAATGTCGGTGGTGGTGGTAGTGATGGTAATGTTAGAGGTGAGCAATTGTTGCACGAACAAATGCCGTTTACTTCTTTGCTTATGCTGCCGACGGAGGTGGGTGTCAAGTCTAATGGAAAACTTATCGGTGAGGATATAATGTGGGACAGTAATGCCAATGCTCATGGCACTCAG ATATGGGATTTTCATTTAGGGCAACTGAGGAGTCATGATGAATCTGGCCAATTAGAAATCGAGTATGGTGCAAACGATGCAGGATTTGTGATCAAGAATTTCAGTGAACCAATGAAAGAAACATCTTTAACCAACACGAAAATGTTGGGAAACATGTACCAGATGAATTGCTCCATCGTGCATGATGATATGGCATCATTTAAT AACAACTTAAATAATAACTTAACATCCAGCCAGGGACCAGCAACATCTGAAAGTAACAACCTCCCTATTGCAAGAGTGTTGTCAGGCACAGCTTTTTGTAAACCAAAATGTTCAGGTAGCTCTAAAGATGTCCAGTTTATGGAACAGTCTATTCTCGTAAGAGGTGAAGGCTTCAAAACAGAAGCAGCAACCAAGGTTGACATGGAGCTGTTGGTGCGGAATAGAGGTGATGCTATGCAACGttacaaggagaagaagaaaacccgAAG ATATGATAAGCACATACGGTATGAATCAAGAAAGGCGAGAGCTGATTCCAGGAAGCGAGTGAAGGGTCGATTTGTGAAGACAACTGAAGCTCCTGACTGTTGA
- the LOC7496548 gene encoding zinc finger protein CONSTANS-LIKE 15 isoform X3 — MVTHNSKTKETVPCDFCSEQTAVLYCRADSAKLCLFCDQHVHSANLLSRKHVRAQICDNCNSELVSVRCATDNLVLCQECDWDAHGSCSVSASHDRTIIEGFSGCPTALDLASIWGFDLEEKKQEPLIEKWSTNSCGVVHDLVNEPWVYNKSSGNFSFQDLMVPNENSNNGNRNVDNVMVFGNVSKSPSCGKYKHVIYKQLVELLKRDLMGGGGGGGEGGGGGDDEGGDFGDGEGCDFGGGDGREGENLVPETQSRSAWREGVGFGNGNGNGNGGRFGNDNVGGGGSDGNVRGEQLLHEQMPFTSLLMLPTEVGVKSNGKLIGEDIMWDSNANAHGTQNNLNNNLTSSQGPATSESNNLPIARVLSGTAFCKPKCSGSSKDVQFMEQSILVRGEGFKTEAATKVDMELLVRNRGDAMQRYKEKKKTRRYDKHIRYESRKARADSRKRVKGRFVKTTEAPDC, encoded by the exons ATGGTTACCCACAATTCAAAGACCAAAGAAACAGTACCATGTGATTTCTGCAGTGAACAAACTGCAGTTCTTTACTGCAGAGCCGACTCCGCAAAACTTTGTTTATTCTGCGATCAACATGTCCACTCCGCAAACCTTCTCTCACGCAAGCATGTCCGCGCACAGATCTGCGACAATTGCAACTCGGAGCTTGTTTCTGTCCGCTGCGCAACTGACAATTTGGTACTCTGTCAAGAGTGTGATTGGGATGCTCACGGTAGTTGTTCCGTGTCCGCTTCACACGATCGTACTATTATTGAAGGGTTTTCCGGTTGTCCCACAGCTCTTGATTTGGCTTCTATATGGGGTTTTGATTTGGAAGAGAAGAAGCAGGAGCCGTTGATTGAAAAATGGAGTACTAATAGTTGTGGGGTCGTCCATGATTTGGTGAATGAGCCTTGGGTTTATAATAAATCTAGTGGTAATTTTAGTTTTCAGGACTTGATGGTGCCAAATGAAAACAGTAATAATGGTAATAGGAATGTTGACAATGTTATGGTTTTTGGAAATGTGAGCAAGAGTCCAAGTTGTGGGAAATACAAGCATGTGATATATAAGCAGTTGGTGGAGTTGTTAAAGAGGGATTTGATgggtggtggtggcggtggcggtgagggtggtggtggtggtgatgatgaggGTGGTGATTTTGGTGACGGGGAGGGTTGTGATTTTGGCGGTGGTGATGGTAGAGAAGGAGAGAATTTGGTGCCAGAGACGCAGAGTAGGAGTGCGTGGCGGGAGGGTGTGGGATTTGGGAATGGGAATGGGAATGGGAATGGCGGGCGTTTTGGGAATGATAATGTCGGTGGTGGTGGTAGTGATGGTAATGTTAGAGGTGAGCAATTGTTGCACGAACAAATGCCGTTTACTTCTTTGCTTATGCTGCCGACGGAGGTGGGTGTCAAGTCTAATGGAAAACTTATCGGTGAGGATATAATGTGGGACAGTAATGCCAATGCTCATGGCACTCAG AACAACTTAAATAATAACTTAACATCCAGCCAGGGACCAGCAACATCTGAAAGTAACAACCTCCCTATTGCAAGAGTGTTGTCAGGCACAGCTTTTTGTAAACCAAAATGTTCAGGTAGCTCTAAAGATGTCCAGTTTATGGAACAGTCTATTCTCGTAAGAGGTGAAGGCTTCAAAACAGAAGCAGCAACCAAGGTTGACATGGAGCTGTTGGTGCGGAATAGAGGTGATGCTATGCAACGttacaaggagaagaagaaaacccgAAG ATATGATAAGCACATACGGTATGAATCAAGAAAGGCGAGAGCTGATTCCAGGAAGCGAGTGAAGGGTCGATTTGTGAAGACAACTGAAGCTCCTGACTGTTGA